The genomic DNA TCGCCCGAGAGGGCGAGTCCGCTCTGCCTGTGCCGATGCGCTGGCTCTTCGAGAGCCGCGGACGCGAGGGAAGGACGCTCGACGCACAGATGCGAGAGGCCGGACTGGAGCCAGCCCGCGCCCGATGGGTCATCATCTCGCACCTGCACGACGATCACATTGGCGCCGCCGCGTCCTTCGAGGGCGCGACCTTCATCGGTGGGCTGGGAACGGCCGGCAAGGTGCTGGGCCTGTCGGCGCCTCGTTGGCGCGAAGTGGACTTCCACGACACGCGCGCCCTCCCGCCTTTCGATGCCTCGCTCGACTTGTTCGGAGATGGCAGCGTCGTGCTGCTGCGTGGCGGTGGCCATGCGCGGGAGGACGTCATGGCTCTCCTCGCCCTACCGGGGGGGCCGGTGCTCCTCTCCGGCGATGCCGTTGTTCACCGAGAATGGCTGCATTCTGACAACGTGGAGCGTGTCGCGGTGGACTCCCAGCGCGCGGCTGACGTGCGCAATCAAGTTCGTGCACTGCTGGTGGCTCGGCCTGACGTCACCCTGCTCCCTGGGCACGAGCTCCAAGGCGCGCCTGGCTCCCGCGGGGATGTCACCCTTCATCATCCCGAGTGGTTCAAAGCGGAGGCTTGGCCGCTCTCCCATTGAGGCGAACATGGTCCTCATCCACCTCGACCGAAGGCCTGACTCGCCGCTGGCAGGTATGCCAGGCCACGAGAGGTGTGCTTTCAGGGCTCGCTCATCCCCGCCGGAGAGGAGCGCATGAGGCCCCTGCTCATCTAAGTCCTTGGCCACCTGGGGCAGGCTCTTGCTGCCCTTGCGCACCAGTTGTGCCGCCGCCTCTCGAAATGCCGCGACGAAGGCCCGATATTGCTCGCGTAGCGCCTTCAATGCCTGCCGCGTGGAGGCATGGCCCAACGGCCTCGGGCTCTTCTCGAGGTGCTCGGGCCGGGTAGGCGGGTGCTGCGCCTTCACGGCTCGCGCCCCCAGCACAGGCGTGCCCTGGGTTCGAGCCTTGGCTTCCACTTGCTCCCTCATCCCCCGTACCGCACGCTGCCTCTGCTCCTCTTCACTCCGCGCTCCTATCCACCAGCCCCTCCTTCACCCCATGGGCCAGCACGTAGCGCAGCCGTCCCACCAGTGCCGTGTCGTCCAGCACCGGTTCCGCTGAGTAGCGCCGCTCCCAGAAACCTCCACTCCAGCCGGTTTGATTTCATGGGACTCGCACCAGTGTTTGTCTTCATTCAGATCAGGTGTTCTCCCGACGAATCTTCTGGACCGACCCGCCCAGCGTGGACTTCCCTGTTGCATTCCTCCTCCCTGGGGGATTTGGAGAAACATCATGTCTTGGTCATACAGTCTCCCCTTCGCGATCCTGACCCTGTTCTCTCTCTCGGCCTGTCGTGTGACCGTGGACGACGCGCCGGGGGATGTGAGCGGCGATGAACAGTCGTTGCTCTGTGGCGGCGCGGGCCCCTGCTGGGCCGACCTTCAGACCATCAACATCGGCGCGAGTTCCGCGCCTGGCCGCACCGGGCAGTGGTGGTGCGACCACCACTTTGGCCTCAACCTCCGGGGCTCGTGGGAGTGCGTCGAGGGGACAGGAAGCGCCTGCTCCTCACAGGTACCGAACTCCGGGAACGTACGGTGTGGGCGCCTGGGGAGCGACGGGTCGACGCCTTACTCCGGTGCCTCTCGCGCGATCCAGCCCCTCGGCTATGGGAGGGTCGAGCGCATCCTCGTGACTCAGTCCGCGGCGGAGCGGAACGGCAAGTGGTGGTGCGACAACCACTTCGGTAACAACCTCGGAGGCTCCTGGCGGTGCCTGGACGTCTCGGGCGGGGGCTCCTGCGGTGCG from Melittangium boletus DSM 14713 includes the following:
- a CDS encoding MBL fold metallo-hydrolase: MALGLLSAGALVTLGAVLLPYRPVIVSGAQPPPGPYPMPAAVAGLRLHVFNTGMNRMSALLVGEHRPWRPAPAFVIEHPREGLIVFDCGLSTSVAREGESALPVPMRWLFESRGREGRTLDAQMREAGLEPARARWVIISHLHDDHIGAAASFEGATFIGGLGTAGKVLGLSAPRWREVDFHDTRALPPFDASLDLFGDGSVVLLRGGGHAREDVMALLALPGGPVLLSGDAVVHREWLHSDNVERVAVDSQRAADVRNQVRALLVARPDVTLLPGHELQGAPGSRGDVTLHHPEWFKAEAWPLSH